A region from the Ammospiza nelsoni isolate bAmmNel1 chromosome 1, bAmmNel1.pri, whole genome shotgun sequence genome encodes:
- the PDIA4 gene encoding protein disulfide-isomerase A4: MRMRGLWVLVLLLGLAQIALLARGAAAQEEFGDGESVTKEADDEGDDDDDEEDDEDDDDSVVKEENGVLVLNDANFDTFTADKDTVLLEFYAPWCGHCKQFAPEYEKIAKTLKEHDPPIPVAKIDATAATSLSSRFDVSGYPTIKILKKGQAVDYDGSRTEDAIVAKVKEVSDPNWTPPPEATLVLTQDNFDEVVNDADIILVEFYAPWCGHCKRLAPEYEKAAQELSKRTPPIPLAKVDATAETELAKKFDVTGYPTLKIFRKGKPYDYSGPREKYGIVDYMIEQAGPPSKQIQATKQVQEFLKDGDDVIIIGVFSGENDKTYQLYQEAANGLREDYKFHHTFSNEIAKLLKVSPGKLVVMQPEKFQSKHESKMHVLNLKDSTDGSEIKEHVLKHAMPLVGHRKPSNDAKRYSKRPLVVVYYSVDFSFDYRVATQYWRSKVLEVAKDFPEYVFAVSDEEDYSSEIKDLGLLESGEDVNAAILDEGGKKYAMEPEEFDSDVLRQFVVAFKKGKLKPIVKSQPVPKNNKGPVKVVVGKTFDTIVMDPKNDVLIEFYAPWCGHCKKLEPVYNELGKKYKNEKNLIIAKMDATANDVTNDHYKVEGFPTIYFAPKDKKNNPIKFEGGDRDLEHLSKFIEEHATKLSRTKEEL, translated from the exons aTGAGGATGCGcgggctgtgggtgctggtgctgctgctggggctggctcagATCGCCCTCCTGGCGCGGGGCGCGGCCGCACAGGAGGAGTTTGGCGACGGAG AATCTGTTACAAAAGAAGCTGATGATGAAggtgatgatgatgacgatgaagaagatgatgaagatgaCGATGATTCTGTAGTTAAAGAGGAGAATGGTGTGTTAGTCCTGAATGATGCCAACTTTGACACCTTCACTGCAGACAAGGACACCGTGCTGCTGGAGTTCTACGCACCATG GTGTGGGCACTGCAAGCAGTTTGCTCCTGAGTATGAGAAGATAGCCAAAACTCTGAAGGAACATGACCCTCCTATTCCTGTAGCCAAAATAGATGCTACTGCAGCCACTTCACTGTCAAGTCGTTTTGATGTGAGTGGCTACCCAACCAtcaaaatcctgaaaaaagGCCAAGCTGTTGACTATGATGGGTCTCGGACAGAAGATG CTATTGTGGCCAAAGTCAAGGAGGTTTCTGACCCCAACTGGACCCCTCCACCCGAAGCCACTCTGGTATTGACCCAGGATAATTTTGACGAAGTTGTGAATGATGCTGACATAATCCTAGTGGAGTTCTATGCTCCATG GTGTGGCCACTGCAAGAGGCTTGCTCCAGAGTACGAGAAGGCTGCCCAGGAGCTCAGCAAGCGCACGCCTCCCATCCCCCTGGCTAAAGTCGACGCCACGGCTGAAACGGAGCTCGCAAAGAAGTTTGATGTCACTGGCTACCCAACCCTCAAAATCTTCCGCAAGGGCAAGCCTTACGACTACAGTGGTCCTCGGGAAAAATACG GTATTGTCGACTACATGATTGAACAGGCTGGTCCTCCATCCAAACAGATTCAGGCTACCAAGCAGGTGCAAGAATTTCTGAAGGATGGGGATGATGTCATCATCATTGGTGTCTTTAGTGGAGAGAATGACAAAACCTATCAGCTCTATCAGGAAGCAG CTAATGGCTTGAGAGAAGATTATAAGTTCCATCACACCTTCAGCAATGAGATTGCAAAACTATTGAAAGTTTCTCCAGGAAAACTGGTTGTCATGCAGCCAGAAAAATTTCAGTCAAAGCACGAGTCCAAGATGCATGTTCTGAATCTTAAA GACTCTACAGATGGATCTGAGATTAAAGAGCATGTGCTAAAACATGCTATGCCTCTGGTTGGTCATCGCAAGCCTTCCAACGATGCCAAGAGATACTCCAAGCGTCCTCTGGTGGTTGTCTACTACTCTGTGGACTTCAGTTTCGACTACCGTGTTG CTACTCAGTACTGGAGAAGCAAAGTCCTGGAAGTGGCTAAAGACTTCCCTGAATATGTGTTTGCTGTTTCTGATGAGGAAGATTATTCTTCTGAAATCAAGGATTTGGGCCTGCTTGAGAGTGGAGAGGATGTCAACGCTGCCATTCTGGATGAAGGTGGCAAGAAGTATGCCATGGAGCCAGAAGAGTTTGACTCTGATGTACTCAGGCAGTTTGTGGTAGCATTCAAAAAAG GAAAACTGAAGCCAATTGTGAAGTCCCAGCCAGTGCCAAAAAATAACAAAGGGCCTGTGAAAGTGGTAGTGGGTAAAACTTTTGATACCATAGTGATGGATCCAAAGAATGATGTTCTCATAGAGTTCTATGCCCCATGGTGTGGACACTGCAAGAAACTAGAACCAGTGTATAATGAGTTAGGCAAAAAATACAAGAATGAGAAAAATCTGATTATAGCCAAGATGGATGCTACTGCCAACGACGTGACGAATGACCACTACAAAGTGGAGGGATTCCCCACCATCTACTTCGCTCCAAAGGACAAAAAGAACAACCCAATTAAATTTGAAGGCGGGGACAGAGATTTAGAGCATTTGAGCAAATTTATAGAGGAGCATGCAACAAAACTCTCCAGAACAAAAGAAGAGCTTTAG